A region from the Desertibacillus haloalkaliphilus genome encodes:
- a CDS encoding YjhG/YagF family D-xylonate dehydratase — MNKHLDTIMGHQQKDFYNIQTHASGPEGSLPLTEDMLLHAPSGELFGMTQNVGMGWNPSELNGKQFLILSTQGGIRGEDGKPIALGYHTGHWEVGLLMKAAAEEIKDKGGVPFAGFVSDPCDGRSQGTTGMFDSFPYRNDAAIVYRRLIRSLPTRKAVIGVATCDKGLPATMLALTAMHDLPTIIVPGGVTLPPTEGEDAGAVQTIGARYANNELTLQEASDLGCRACGTPGGGCQFLGTAATSQVIAEALGLTVPHAALAPSGSDIWEEMARQSARAAIKMEKLGITTKDIVTDDAIHNAMVLHAAFGGSTNLLLHIPAIAHAAGRRIPTVEDWSRINRDIPRIVSVLPNGPTYHPTVRAFLAGGVPEVMLHLRELGVLKENALTVTGETLGTVLDWWETSERRKKIKQRLQEADGVDPEDVIMSPETAKRRGLTSTVTFPTGNIAPEGSVIKSTAIDPSVVDEDGVYRHTGKVKVFTAEKAAIQAIKTGGIEKGDIMAVIGRGPSGTGMEETYQLTSALKHLSYGKYVSLITDARFSGVSTGACIGHIGPEALADGPIGKLRDGDIVEINVDRNQLKGSINFVGVGDERLSPEDGEKILANRPRHPDLKPDPDLPDDTRLWAALQAVSGGTWRGSVYDVDRIIETLEAGQKALNEKYKN; from the coding sequence ATGAATAAACATTTAGATACAATTATGGGCCATCAACAAAAAGATTTTTATAACATCCAAACGCATGCTTCAGGACCCGAGGGATCACTTCCACTAACGGAAGATATGTTGCTACATGCCCCGAGTGGGGAACTATTCGGAATGACTCAAAATGTTGGGATGGGCTGGAACCCGTCTGAATTAAATGGGAAACAATTTTTAATTCTTAGTACCCAAGGGGGGATACGCGGTGAGGATGGCAAGCCAATTGCATTAGGATACCATACTGGCCATTGGGAAGTCGGGTTACTTATGAAAGCGGCTGCAGAAGAAATAAAAGACAAGGGCGGTGTGCCGTTTGCAGGCTTTGTCAGTGATCCATGTGATGGTAGATCCCAAGGTACTACAGGAATGTTTGATTCTTTTCCTTATCGTAACGATGCAGCGATCGTTTACCGTCGCTTAATTCGTTCACTACCGACAAGAAAAGCTGTTATCGGTGTGGCCACTTGTGATAAAGGGTTACCTGCGACGATGCTTGCGCTCACTGCAATGCATGATTTACCGACAATTATCGTCCCAGGAGGCGTGACCCTACCGCCAACGGAAGGGGAAGATGCAGGTGCCGTTCAAACGATAGGGGCTAGATATGCCAATAACGAACTAACCCTTCAAGAAGCCTCTGACCTCGGTTGTCGTGCCTGTGGGACACCTGGTGGAGGGTGTCAATTCCTAGGTACTGCGGCTACGTCTCAAGTCATTGCTGAAGCATTAGGGTTAACGGTACCACATGCTGCTCTTGCACCATCTGGGTCAGATATTTGGGAAGAGATGGCCCGCCAATCTGCTCGAGCTGCGATTAAGATGGAAAAACTCGGAATTACGACAAAAGACATCGTTACAGATGATGCCATTCATAATGCCATGGTTCTCCATGCTGCATTTGGTGGTTCAACAAATCTACTATTGCATATTCCGGCCATTGCTCATGCAGCAGGGCGAAGGATACCAACTGTGGAAGATTGGAGCCGTATCAATCGTGACATTCCTAGAATTGTTAGTGTGTTACCAAATGGGCCGACGTATCATCCTACCGTACGCGCGTTTTTAGCCGGTGGTGTACCAGAAGTTATGCTTCATCTGCGTGAATTAGGTGTGTTAAAAGAGAACGCATTGACAGTGACAGGAGAAACGTTAGGAACGGTGTTAGATTGGTGGGAAACATCTGAACGCCGCAAGAAAATTAAACAGCGCTTACAAGAAGCTGATGGTGTCGACCCAGAAGATGTGATCATGAGTCCAGAGACAGCCAAACGTCGTGGTTTGACATCAACGGTTACATTTCCAACAGGAAATATCGCACCTGAAGGTTCAGTGATTAAATCGACAGCAATTGATCCTTCGGTTGTCGATGAGGATGGCGTCTATCGTCATACCGGCAAGGTCAAAGTCTTTACAGCTGAAAAAGCTGCAATACAAGCGATTAAAACAGGAGGGATTGAAAAAGGCGATATCATGGCTGTCATCGGTCGTGGGCCATCAGGCACAGGAATGGAAGAAACTTATCAGTTAACGTCAGCACTGAAGCACCTGTCTTATGGGAAATATGTATCGTTAATTACGGATGCAAGATTTTCTGGTGTTTCAACAGGGGCATGTATTGGACATATTGGACCTGAAGCTCTTGCTGATGGGCCGATAGGCAAACTTCGCGATGGGGATATTGTTGAAATTAACGTCGACCGCAACCAGTTAAAAGGAAGTATTAACTTTGTTGGTGTGGGGGATGAAAGGCTTAGCCCTGAGGACGGAGAAAAAATATTAGCCAACAGGCCTCGTCATCCGGATTTAAAGCCAGACCCAGATTTACCAGACGATACAAGACTTTGGGCTGCGTTGCAAGCCGTTAGTGGCGGGACATGGAGAGGTAGTGTCTATGATGTCGATCGTATTATTGAAACGTTAGAAGCTGGTCAAAAAGCATTGAACGAAAAATATAAAAACTAA
- a CDS encoding spore coat protein has protein sequence MNQLIEKVTGMAPLTDQVIATDMLMAAKSAIKNYALAITEAATPEVRQTLIKHLEDEIDFHRKISNYMIEQGYYNPHDTAKQLQVDLSTANAALQH, from the coding sequence ATGAACCAACTAATTGAAAAAGTAACGGGGATGGCCCCATTAACCGATCAAGTTATTGCTACTGACATGTTGATGGCCGCTAAGTCTGCTATAAAAAACTACGCCCTTGCGATAACAGAAGCTGCAACACCAGAAGTACGGCAAACTCTCATTAAACATTTAGAAGATGAAATTGATTTCCATAGAAAAATTTCAAATTATATGATTGAACAAGGATATTACAACCCCCATGATACCGCCAAGCAACTACAAGTCGACCTAAGCACTGCAAATGCTGCATTGCAACACTAA
- a CDS encoding spore coat protein: MTINHLNATDHVIATDMLFEAKAAIKDIATAITESTSSEVHSFLAKELRTAIYQHEQIYGFLQEQGIYDAYNVLEQINKDIGYAAVALNE, encoded by the coding sequence ATGACGATAAACCATTTAAATGCAACAGATCATGTTATCGCAACAGATATGTTATTCGAAGCAAAAGCAGCGATTAAAGACATCGCTACAGCGATTACCGAATCAACATCATCTGAAGTACATTCTTTTTTAGCGAAAGAATTACGAACGGCCATTTATCAGCACGAGCAAATCTATGGTTTTTTACAAGAACAAGGCATTTATGATGCCTATAATGTATTAGAACAAATTAATAAAGATATTGGGTACGCAGCTGTAGCATTAAATGAATAG
- a CDS encoding alpha/beta hydrolase encodes MKYLPTESYQARDGEELFFRYYPAQSNKVMILLHGISEDSKYLLPLATFVSKENLAHVYTPDLRGHGEQPRIRGDINYIGQHEDDLFDLITVIREKHYNAAIIIAGHSAGGGTALRFASSKYKRAFDALLLLAPFIHPSAPTIRKSNENSNGEAYISRLVTLFLLNSIRIRTFNHWIVYTSHKPEEDRHGTETPEISFRLFISRYPNNYKKALRAIKDPTLVIVGEDDEEFNGQEFEPLFRQTRADTKIVASATHDGILSNQETYSLLKEWFSRVN; translated from the coding sequence GTGAAGTATTTACCAACTGAATCTTACCAAGCGAGAGATGGAGAGGAGCTTTTCTTTCGGTATTACCCAGCACAATCGAATAAAGTAATGATACTACTCCACGGTATTTCAGAGGATAGCAAATATTTACTGCCTTTAGCAACGTTTGTTTCAAAAGAAAACCTCGCACATGTATATACACCGGATTTACGTGGTCATGGCGAGCAACCACGCATACGTGGGGATATTAATTACATCGGTCAGCATGAGGATGATTTATTTGACTTAATTACAGTTATTAGGGAAAAACATTATAATGCTGCAATCATAATTGCCGGCCATTCAGCAGGAGGAGGTACAGCTTTACGGTTTGCATCCAGTAAGTATAAACGCGCTTTTGATGCACTGTTACTTCTAGCACCATTTATTCACCCCAGTGCACCGACGATTCGTAAATCGAATGAAAATAGTAACGGGGAGGCCTATATTTCTAGGCTTGTGACCTTATTTTTATTAAATAGTATTCGGATTCGTACTTTTAATCATTGGATTGTCTATACAAGTCATAAACCTGAAGAGGATCGACATGGAACAGAGACACCAGAAATAAGCTTCCGATTGTTTATATCTAGGTATCCAAACAATTATAAAAAAGCACTACGGGCAATTAAAGATCCTACACTTGTGATTGTTGGTGAGGACGATGAAGAATTTAATGGACAGGAATTTGAGCCTTTATTTAGGCAGACGAGAGCGGACACAAAGATTGTAGCATCTGCTACTCATGATGGCATTCTAAGTAATCAAGAAACGTATTCGTTGCTGAAAGAGTGGTTTTCTAGGGTGAACTGA
- a CDS encoding class II fumarate hydratase, which yields MCSDHYRKEKDTLGEVLVPSEAYYGSQTQRAVLNFQISGKHLPRSFIRAQGLIKAAAAITNMEVGKLPPDVGQAIVDASNEVTEGKWDQHFVIDVYQAGAGTSQNMNANEVIANRATELLAGSLGSSFRVHPNDHVNMAQSTNDTFPSALHIAAAEQIVHQLLPAIQTLEQALETKATEFMSILKSGRTHLHDAVPMRLGQEFSGYAGTIQSMYRALEKSLDSLYELGLGGNAIGTPINTHPDYPQKVITEICRRTNMPFRAPTNIFSFMQNRNAAFRTMSILKELAVHLIKMTSDLRLLSSGPRTGLSEITLPPVQPGSTIMPGKVNPAILEMIHMVSCQVIGYETAIATAGMAGQLEINVMMPVIAHTLLESIELLTNALPVLVSKCINGIQANEEVCKTWMESSLSLVTGLSPSMGYDLAAQIGMQADLENKTLTQVLEELGLMNENVKKEIDPNRML from the coding sequence ATGTGTTCTGACCATTATCGAAAAGAAAAGGATACGCTCGGTGAAGTATTGGTACCGTCAGAAGCTTATTATGGATCACAAACTCAACGAGCTGTCTTAAATTTTCAAATCAGTGGAAAGCACTTGCCACGATCATTTATCCGCGCTCAAGGACTGATTAAAGCAGCGGCCGCCATAACGAACATGGAAGTTGGAAAGCTCCCGCCTGACGTAGGTCAAGCGATTGTCGATGCCTCTAATGAAGTTACAGAAGGCAAATGGGACCAACATTTTGTGATAGATGTCTATCAAGCCGGTGCTGGCACCTCACAGAATATGAACGCAAACGAGGTTATTGCTAATCGTGCAACGGAATTGTTGGCTGGTTCATTAGGTTCATCTTTTCGTGTTCATCCAAATGACCACGTCAATATGGCACAGTCAACAAATGATACGTTTCCTTCCGCATTACACATTGCAGCTGCTGAACAAATAGTTCATCAACTTCTACCAGCCATCCAAACCTTAGAGCAAGCGCTCGAAACGAAGGCAACTGAATTTATGTCGATTCTTAAATCAGGACGAACGCACCTACACGATGCTGTTCCGATGAGATTGGGTCAAGAGTTTTCTGGGTATGCAGGGACGATTCAATCTATGTACAGAGCACTTGAGAAATCTCTTGATTCCTTATATGAACTTGGTTTAGGTGGCAATGCGATCGGTACACCGATTAACACCCACCCAGACTATCCACAAAAAGTTATTACCGAAATTTGTAGACGTACGAACATGCCTTTTCGCGCCCCAACAAACATTTTTAGTTTTATGCAAAACCGAAACGCCGCTTTTCGGACAATGAGTATACTCAAAGAGCTGGCCGTTCATTTAATTAAAATGACAAGTGACCTTCGCTTACTAAGCTCAGGACCAAGAACAGGACTTTCAGAAATCACGCTCCCGCCTGTACAACCTGGTTCAACAATTATGCCTGGGAAAGTCAATCCAGCAATCCTTGAAATGATCCATATGGTAAGTTGTCAAGTCATTGGCTATGAGACGGCAATTGCAACAGCAGGTATGGCAGGTCAATTGGAAATAAATGTGATGATGCCTGTGATTGCGCATACCTTGCTTGAATCGATTGAATTATTGACAAATGCGCTTCCTGTCCTTGTCAGTAAATGTATCAACGGCATCCAAGCAAATGAAGAAGTATGTAAAACATGGATGGAATCAAGCTTATCGTTAGTGACCGGGTTAAGCCCTTCAATGGGATATGATCTTGCCGCACAAATTGGGATGCAAGCCGATTTAGAAAATAAAACATTAACACAAGTGTTAGAGGAATTAGGATTAATGAATGAAAACGTAAAAAAGGAGATCGACCCAAATCGTATGCTTTAA
- a CDS encoding DUF421 domain-containing protein translates to MEYLLAFAKAIGMFFVGLTAFRFMGSQAVGRLTDYDLVIAIAIGALIAKPLSDPALDPWISVIAIFALVLLQFIISWITLKSTLLERIIMGRTTKVIENGSIIMSGLRRARMTKSELNEELRAKGFQSASEVDKAFLEPSGKFSVIEKQKTNDLDIT, encoded by the coding sequence GTGGAATATTTGCTCGCTTTTGCTAAAGCCATTGGAATGTTTTTTGTCGGACTCACAGCATTTCGGTTTATGGGAAGCCAAGCTGTTGGTCGTTTAACTGATTATGATCTAGTTATCGCGATTGCAATTGGTGCGTTGATTGCCAAACCATTGTCAGACCCTGCGTTAGATCCATGGATATCTGTTATAGCGATTTTTGCATTGGTGCTTCTTCAATTTATCATTAGCTGGATCACACTGAAAAGTACGCTTCTTGAGCGTATCATTATGGGAAGAACGACGAAGGTAATTGAGAACGGATCAATTATTATGAGCGGATTACGTCGAGCGAGAATGACAAAGAGTGAGTTAAATGAAGAACTGCGTGCAAAAGGCTTTCAATCCGCTTCAGAAGTTGACAAGGCCTTTCTTGAACCGAGTGGAAAGTTTAGTGTGATTGAGAAACAAAAAACGAATGATTTAGATATCACCTAG
- the cydS gene encoding cytochrome bd oxidase small subunit CydS — protein sequence MSFFLLMIAPLLVVVLALTVLFIWAAK from the coding sequence GTGAGTTTTTTTCTACTGATGATTGCACCCTTGCTTGTTGTCGTGCTGGCATTAACAGTGTTATTTATTTGGGCAGCAAAATAG
- a CDS encoding cytochrome d ubiquinol oxidase subunit II produces the protein MGYELIGITILWIFLYGYVIVASIDFGAGFFHFFSKLTNRNHRADHLIQRYLSPVWEVTNVFLVFFFVGIVAFFPETAFYFGTALLVPMSVTLLLLIFRGSYYAFGTYGANERLFYSFLYGSTGLLIPASLSVVLTVAGGGYIVVEHGEVSLLTTKLLTSPYSWSVIILAIVSVLFISATFLSNYASKARDLQALHLLRNYALTWAAPTIAASVMVLVFLRDHNPSHFQKMMDIGWVFGASLGFFLIAVYLLEKGKKLGLAFICVMIQYAFAFFGYGISHLPFLLYPHVSIYDGFTNDAMARALLLAFVAGLLLLLPSLYLLMRLFLFTASYVKGDIK, from the coding sequence GTGGGCTATGAATTGATTGGAATAACAATTCTTTGGATCTTTTTATACGGTTATGTCATCGTTGCTTCGATTGATTTTGGTGCCGGATTTTTTCACTTTTTTAGTAAACTTACAAACCGAAACCACCGGGCAGATCATTTAATTCAACGTTATCTCTCACCGGTTTGGGAAGTGACAAATGTTTTCTTAGTTTTTTTCTTTGTCGGAATTGTTGCCTTTTTCCCTGAGACAGCTTTCTATTTTGGAACAGCTCTATTAGTTCCAATGAGCGTCACACTTTTATTGTTAATCTTCCGGGGCTCGTATTACGCGTTTGGCACGTACGGAGCAAACGAGCGATTGTTTTATTCATTTCTCTATGGGAGTACTGGATTACTCATTCCGGCTTCTTTATCGGTTGTATTAACGGTCGCTGGAGGAGGCTATATTGTTGTTGAACACGGAGAGGTGAGCCTATTAACAACCAAATTGCTTACAAGCCCATACTCATGGAGTGTGATTATTCTTGCGATTGTAAGTGTGTTATTTATTTCAGCTACTTTTTTAAGTAATTATGCCTCCAAAGCACGTGATCTTCAAGCTTTGCACTTGTTACGTAATTATGCTCTCACATGGGCAGCACCGACGATTGCTGCGAGTGTAATGGTTCTTGTCTTCCTAAGAGATCATAATCCGAGCCACTTTCAGAAAATGATGGATATCGGCTGGGTGTTCGGAGCATCACTTGGGTTCTTTTTGATCGCAGTTTATCTTTTAGAAAAAGGAAAAAAGCTGGGACTAGCATTTATATGTGTGATGATCCAATATGCCTTTGCCTTTTTTGGCTACGGGATATCACATTTACCATTTTTATTATACCCACACGTATCTATTTATGATGGATTTACAAATGATGCGATGGCCAGAGCATTGCTTCTTGCCTTTGTGGCTGGACTTTTATTGTTGCTACCTTCTTTATACCTCTTAATGCGATTATTTTTATTTACTGCTTCTTATGTAAAGGGAGACATTAAATAA
- a CDS encoding cytochrome ubiquinol oxidase subunit I — MVDYDPVIYSRLLTSFTLGFHIIFATIGVGVPVMIALAEWTGIKQKDPHYLLLARRWARGFVITVAVGVVTGTAIGLQLSLLWPNFMRIAGHTIGLPLFMETFAFFLEAIFLGIYLYTWDRVKRKIRHLLLVIPIVIGSTASAFFITTVNAFMNTPQGFSLEGGVITNIDPILAMFTPAMPTKVAHVLITCYLTGAFLLAMISAFQILKGKHHIYHKKALHLSMVSAFIFSIATVIIGDLSGKFLAEYQPQKLAAAEWHFETTNEAPLIFGGVLTEDNDAAYGLEIPYALSILAHGYPGGEVVGLEEFPIDERPPLWIHYLFDLMVLIGIYLLLVSFIYIVSSKMAPALVYSQLLLRAIVIGGPLSLLAIEFGWIFSEVGRQPWILVGVMKTSAGATTAAHVDLLLVVFATVYIILAVSCIAVLRKLFKEYPVEKELQDRGIK; from the coding sequence ATGGTAGATTATGATCCTGTGATATATAGTCGGTTGTTAACGTCGTTTACACTAGGTTTTCATATTATTTTTGCGACGATCGGTGTAGGTGTGCCAGTGATGATTGCCTTAGCAGAATGGACAGGTATCAAGCAAAAGGACCCTCATTATTTGCTGTTAGCAAGAAGGTGGGCTCGTGGGTTTGTTATTACAGTGGCTGTTGGGGTTGTAACAGGAACAGCTATAGGCTTGCAACTTAGCTTATTATGGCCGAACTTTATGAGAATAGCCGGACATACCATTGGTTTACCGTTATTTATGGAGACGTTTGCCTTTTTCTTAGAGGCAATCTTTCTAGGAATCTACTTGTATACATGGGATAGAGTGAAACGAAAAATCCGTCATTTGTTACTAGTTATTCCAATCGTTATTGGCTCAACGGCTTCAGCGTTTTTCATTACAACAGTGAACGCCTTTATGAATACACCACAAGGGTTCTCACTTGAGGGTGGTGTGATTACAAACATTGATCCAATATTAGCGATGTTTACCCCGGCAATGCCAACAAAAGTCGCACATGTGTTAATCACTTGTTATTTGACTGGTGCGTTTTTGTTAGCGATGATTTCTGCTTTTCAGATTTTAAAAGGAAAACATCATATCTATCACAAAAAAGCTCTTCATCTCAGTATGGTTTCTGCATTTATCTTTTCGATTGCAACGGTGATCATTGGTGATTTATCTGGTAAATTTCTAGCTGAATATCAACCGCAAAAGTTAGCCGCAGCCGAATGGCACTTTGAAACGACAAATGAAGCACCGCTCATTTTTGGAGGTGTGTTAACAGAGGACAATGATGCTGCCTATGGGTTAGAAATCCCATATGCGTTAAGCATTCTAGCTCACGGCTATCCTGGTGGCGAGGTCGTTGGTTTAGAAGAATTTCCTATAGACGAACGTCCACCATTATGGATTCATTATTTATTTGATCTAATGGTTCTAATCGGTATCTACTTACTTTTAGTTTCTTTTATTTATATTGTTTCTTCAAAAATGGCACCCGCTCTCGTGTACAGTCAACTTTTGCTGCGTGCTATTGTTATCGGAGGGCCATTGTCACTGCTTGCGATTGAATTCGGTTGGATTTTTTCGGAAGTTGGGAGACAGCCTTGGATTTTAGTAGGGGTGATGAAGACGTCCGCAGGTGCGACAACCGCTGCTCATGTGGATTTGTTATTAGTGGTATTTGCTACTGTTTATATCATTTTAGCAGTTTCGTGTATCGCGGTCCTACGTAAATTGTTTAAGGAATATCCGGTAGAAAAAGAATTACAAGACCGTGGTATTAAGTAG
- a CDS encoding PTS fructose transporter subunit IIABC, translating to MRITDLLTTETIELHLQASTKSEAIDELVQKLADAGKLADQTQFKEAILAREEQSTTGIGEGIAIPHAKTVAVKTPAIVFGRSNEGIDYEALDGQPSHLFFMIAASEGANNAHLETLSRLSSFLMDTDFRKKLETASSVDEVIEAINEKEDEENGEEEETSSSKGRILAVTACPTGIAHTFMAADSLKAKAKELGIDLKVETNGSSGVGNALTTDDIKDATAIIVAADTNVEMDRFNGKHVIQVPVAQGIHKPQELLEKASRQDAPVYQATESTQKNEEEGQGKEKSGFYKHIMSGVSNMLPFVVGGGILIALSFFFGIEAADPDHPSYHPIAEALSTIGGGSAFGLMIPVLAGFIAMSIASRPGLAPGMVGGFLASTGEAGFLGGLIAGFLAGYVVVGLKKLFSRLPQSLEGIKPVLLYPFFGILITGFVMLFIVIDPVVAINNVMESWLGGMGTGNLLLLGLILGGMMAVDMGGPINKAAFTFGIAMIDAGNYAPHAAVMAGGMVPPIGIALATTFFKKKFTKAEKDAGKTNYIMGASFITEGAIPFAAADPGRVIPSVIVGSAVAGALTMLFGIGLPAPHGGVFVFPFVNGSPLLYGLAVIIGAVVTALMLGFWKKDAKE from the coding sequence ATGAGAATTACTGATTTACTTACAACAGAGACGATTGAACTACACTTGCAAGCATCAACGAAATCAGAAGCCATTGATGAGCTCGTTCAAAAACTAGCGGATGCAGGTAAACTTGCCGATCAAACGCAATTTAAAGAGGCAATATTAGCACGTGAAGAACAAAGTACAACAGGCATTGGTGAAGGAATTGCGATTCCACATGCGAAAACAGTAGCTGTTAAAACACCTGCAATTGTCTTTGGTCGTTCAAATGAGGGGATTGATTATGAAGCACTTGATGGACAACCGAGTCACCTCTTTTTCATGATTGCTGCAAGTGAAGGGGCCAATAATGCTCACCTTGAAACACTCTCACGACTTTCATCGTTTCTAATGGATACGGATTTTCGTAAAAAGTTAGAAACAGCATCATCAGTAGATGAGGTGATAGAGGCTATTAATGAAAAAGAAGACGAAGAGAACGGAGAAGAAGAGGAAACTTCATCTAGCAAAGGAAGAATCTTAGCTGTTACGGCATGTCCAACCGGAATTGCCCATACATTTATGGCGGCAGATTCCCTAAAGGCGAAAGCAAAGGAGCTTGGTATTGACCTGAAGGTTGAAACAAACGGATCTAGTGGGGTTGGAAATGCGCTGACCACAGATGATATCAAAGATGCGACAGCGATTATTGTAGCTGCGGACACAAATGTCGAAATGGACCGCTTTAATGGTAAGCATGTCATTCAAGTACCAGTTGCACAAGGCATTCATAAACCACAAGAATTGTTAGAAAAAGCAAGCCGTCAAGATGCGCCAGTCTATCAAGCAACTGAGTCTACGCAAAAAAATGAAGAAGAAGGTCAAGGGAAAGAAAAATCTGGTTTTTATAAACATATTATGAGCGGTGTATCAAACATGCTTCCGTTCGTAGTTGGTGGCGGTATTTTAATCGCTCTTTCATTTTTCTTCGGAATTGAAGCCGCAGACCCAGATCATCCAAGTTATCATCCAATTGCTGAGGCATTAAGTACGATAGGTGGTGGAAGTGCCTTTGGTTTAATGATTCCGGTACTTGCAGGATTCATTGCTATGAGTATTGCTAGTCGCCCTGGTTTAGCGCCTGGTATGGTTGGTGGTTTCCTAGCCTCAACCGGAGAAGCTGGATTTTTAGGTGGATTAATAGCTGGTTTCTTAGCTGGTTATGTCGTTGTTGGATTGAAAAAATTATTTAGTCGTTTACCACAGTCACTTGAAGGGATCAAACCTGTTCTTTTATATCCATTCTTTGGAATATTAATTACTGGATTCGTTATGTTATTTATTGTCATCGATCCAGTCGTTGCCATCAATAACGTAATGGAATCATGGTTAGGTGGAATGGGAACTGGGAATTTACTCTTACTGGGTTTAATTTTAGGTGGAATGATGGCCGTTGATATGGGTGGTCCCATTAATAAGGCGGCATTTACATTTGGAATTGCGATGATCGATGCCGGAAACTATGCGCCACATGCAGCAGTTATGGCAGGTGGAATGGTACCACCGATAGGTATTGCCCTTGCGACAACATTCTTTAAGAAGAAATTTACGAAAGCCGAAAAAGATGCAGGGAAAACGAATTATATTATGGGTGCATCATTTATTACTGAAGGTGCAATTCCGTTCGCTGCGGCAGATCCAGGCCGAGTGATTCCGTCTGTTATTGTCGGATCAGCTGTTGCAGGAGCACTGACCATGCTCTTTGGAATTGGTTTACCAGCGCCTCATGGTGGTGTATTTGTATTCCCGTTCGTTAATGGAAGTCCGTTACTTTATGGGCTAGCAGTTATCATTGGTGCAGTTGTTACTGCATTAATGTTAGGTTTTTGGAAAAAGGATGCAAAAGAATAA
- the pfkB gene encoding 1-phosphofructokinase, with translation MIYTCTLNPSIDYFVEVDELKQGSLNRADHTSFYPVGKGINVSRVLKNVGKKSTALGFVGGFTGQFIRDFLAAEQINEDFIEVDQPTRVNVKVKSTEEMEINGRGSMVSKQQQDQLLDKISLLTKDDFIVLAGSLPPSLSVEYYQSLVEICREKGVPVVVDTSGSALKEMITYQPFLVKPNQHELGELFQTEIKTVDEAVTYGKRLLAQGPENVIVSLGGEGALFLNHEVVAYANVPKGVLKNSVGAGDSMVAGFLASYQQTNDVLQAFSYGIAAGSATAFLIDLCQKDDVDKLLPQVHVDILETS, from the coding sequence ATGATTTATACTTGCACATTAAACCCTTCGATTGATTATTTTGTTGAGGTTGACGAATTAAAGCAAGGCTCGCTAAACCGTGCGGATCATACTTCATTTTACCCTGTAGGAAAAGGAATTAACGTTTCTCGCGTATTAAAAAATGTGGGTAAAAAAAGTACAGCTCTCGGTTTTGTCGGTGGATTTACGGGCCAGTTTATCCGTGATTTTTTAGCTGCTGAGCAGATCAACGAGGATTTTATTGAAGTTGATCAACCAACAAGAGTCAATGTGAAAGTAAAGTCCACAGAAGAAATGGAGATCAACGGTAGGGGGAGCATGGTCTCAAAACAGCAGCAGGATCAATTACTCGATAAAATCTCGCTGTTAACAAAAGATGATTTTATCGTCTTAGCGGGCAGTTTACCTCCTTCACTTTCCGTAGAGTACTATCAATCGTTGGTTGAGATTTGTCGAGAAAAAGGGGTGCCAGTAGTCGTTGATACGTCTGGTTCCGCCTTAAAAGAAATGATTACCTATCAGCCATTCTTAGTCAAACCTAATCAGCATGAGCTAGGTGAACTATTTCAAACAGAAATAAAAACGGTTGATGAAGCCGTTACGTATGGGAAGCGATTGCTTGCCCAAGGTCCGGAAAATGTGATCGTATCACTCGGAGGAGAAGGGGCACTGTTTCTCAATCATGAGGTTGTAGCTTATGCTAATGTTCCGAAAGGTGTACTGAAAAACTCAGTTGGTGCTGGTGATTCAATGGTTGCTGGTTTTCTAGCATCATATCAGCAAACTAATGACGTTTTGCAAGCATTTTCGTATGGGATTGCTGCTGGGAGTGCAACAGCATTTTTAATTGATTTATGTCAGAAGGACGATGTAGACAAGCTCCTGCCACAGGTACATGTAGACATACTAGAGACATCTTAG